One genomic window of Streptomyces sp. NBC_01498 includes the following:
- a CDS encoding ATP-dependent DNA helicase UvrD2, with protein MTAATHSSPFPQDSDGGQIVAPPRDADAVLDGLDPEQRQVATALHGPVCVLAGAGTGKTRAITHRIAYGVRAGILQPASVLAVTFTNRAAGEMRGRLRQLGAGGVQARTFHSAALRQLQYFWPKAVGGEMPRLLERKIQLVAESAARCRIRLDRNELRDVTGEIEWAKVTQTVPADYPAAVAKSHRDAPRDPAEIGQVYAMYEQLKRDRSVIDFEDVLLLTVGILQDRHDIAQQIRGQYQHFVVDEYQDVSPLQQRLLDLWMGDRENLCVVGDASQTIYSFTGATPDHLLNFRTRHPDATMVKLVRDYRSTPQVVHLANGLLNQARGRAAEHRLELISQRDAGPEPAYTEYADEPAEAEGTAHRIRDLIAAGVPAGEIAVLYRINAQSEVYEQALADAGVPYQLRGAERFFERQEVREAGAALRGAARFGDNDALLDDIVDLPSQVRAVLSTKGWTTDPPTGSGAVRDRWESLAALVRLAEDFVRARPEATLAHLVTELDERAAAQHAPTVQGVTLASLHAAKGLEWDAVFLVGLTEGMMPITYAKTDEQVEEERRLLYVGVTRARLHISLSWALSRAPGGRASRRPTRFLAGLRPGSAAPGTPGAAAGGAAERGGRRKRRGPVLCRVCGTTLTDAGEMKLMRCEGCPSDMDEGLYERLREWRSDQARQLGQPAYCVFTDKTLMAIAEAVPGDDGELSRISGVGGRKLERFGADVLAICAGDEPAGEDAES; from the coding sequence GTGACAGCAGCAACGCACTCCTCACCCTTCCCACAGGATTCCGACGGCGGTCAGATCGTGGCCCCGCCCCGTGACGCCGACGCGGTGCTCGACGGACTCGATCCCGAGCAGCGCCAGGTCGCGACGGCACTGCACGGGCCGGTGTGCGTGCTGGCCGGTGCCGGTACGGGCAAGACCCGCGCGATCACGCACCGCATCGCGTACGGCGTGCGGGCCGGGATCCTCCAGCCCGCCAGCGTCCTCGCCGTCACCTTCACCAACCGGGCGGCGGGGGAGATGCGCGGCCGGCTGCGCCAGCTCGGCGCGGGCGGGGTCCAGGCGCGGACGTTCCACTCGGCGGCGCTGCGCCAGCTCCAGTACTTCTGGCCCAAGGCGGTCGGGGGCGAGATGCCCCGGCTGCTGGAGCGCAAGATCCAGCTGGTCGCCGAGTCGGCGGCGCGCTGCCGCATCCGGCTCGACCGCAACGAACTGCGGGACGTCACCGGCGAGATCGAATGGGCGAAGGTCACCCAGACCGTGCCCGCCGACTATCCGGCCGCCGTCGCCAAGTCCCACCGCGACGCCCCCCGCGACCCGGCGGAAATCGGCCAGGTCTACGCGATGTACGAGCAGCTGAAACGGGACAGGTCGGTGATCGACTTCGAGGACGTCCTGCTGCTCACCGTCGGCATCCTCCAGGACCGCCACGACATCGCCCAGCAGATCCGCGGTCAGTACCAGCACTTCGTGGTGGACGAGTACCAGGACGTCAGCCCGCTCCAGCAGCGGCTCCTCGATCTCTGGATGGGCGACCGGGAGAACCTCTGCGTGGTCGGCGACGCCAGCCAGACCATCTACTCCTTCACCGGCGCCACCCCGGACCATCTGCTGAACTTCCGTACCCGCCACCCGGACGCGACGATGGTCAAGCTCGTCCGTGACTACCGCTCCACCCCCCAGGTCGTGCACCTGGCCAACGGCCTGCTGAATCAAGCCAGGGGCCGCGCCGCCGAACACCGGCTGGAACTGATCTCGCAGCGCGACGCCGGCCCCGAGCCCGCCTACACGGAGTACGCGGACGAGCCCGCCGAGGCCGAGGGCACCGCCCACCGGATCCGCGACCTGATCGCCGCAGGCGTCCCGGCCGGTGAGATCGCGGTGCTGTACCGGATCAACGCCCAGTCCGAGGTCTACGAACAGGCCCTCGCCGACGCCGGTGTGCCCTACCAACTGCGCGGCGCCGAGCGGTTCTTCGAGCGCCAGGAGGTACGGGAGGCGGGCGCCGCCCTGCGCGGCGCGGCCCGCTTCGGCGACAACGACGCCCTGCTGGACGACATCGTCGACCTGCCGTCCCAGGTGCGGGCCGTGCTCTCCACCAAGGGCTGGACCACCGACCCCCCCACCGGCTCCGGCGCGGTGCGGGACCGCTGGGAGTCGCTGGCCGCGCTCGTCCGGCTGGCCGAGGACTTCGTCCGGGCCAGGCCGGAGGCGACCCTGGCCCATCTCGTGACGGAACTGGACGAGCGCGCCGCCGCCCAGCACGCCCCGACCGTCCAGGGGGTCACCCTCGCCTCGCTCCACGCGGCCAAGGGCCTGGAGTGGGACGCCGTGTTCCTGGTCGGCCTGACCGAGGGCATGATGCCGATCACCTACGCCAAGACCGACGAACAGGTCGAGGAGGAGCGCCGGCTCCTCTACGTGGGGGTCACTCGCGCCCGGCTGCACATCTCCCTCTCCTGGGCGCTCTCCCGGGCCCCCGGTGGCCGGGCCTCCCGGCGTCCCACCCGCTTCCTCGCCGGACTGCGGCCCGGCTCCGCCGCGCCGGGGACACCGGGCGCGGCGGCGGGCGGCGCGGCGGAGCGCGGCGGCAGGCGCAAGCGGCGCGGCCCCGTGCTGTGCCGTGTCTGCGGCACGACGCTCACGGACGCGGGCGAGATGAAGCTGATGCGCTGCGAGGGCTGCCCCTCGGACATGGACGAGGGGCTGTACGAGCGGCTGCGCGAGTGGCGCTCCGACCAGGCCCGGCAGTTGGGCCAGCCCGCCTACTGCGTGTTCACCGACAAGACGCTGATGGCGATCGCCGAGGCGGTGCCGGGCGACGACGGCGAGCTGTCCAGGATCTCGGGTGTCGGCGGGCGCAAGCTGGAGCGGTTCGGAGCCGATGTTCTGGCCATCTGCGCAGGTGACGAGCCTGCTGGGGAGGACGCGGAGAGCTGA
- a CDS encoding dipeptidase: protein MSETPDSAVRTHTRDYIRSHRAAFLDDLAEWLRIPSVSAQPDHDPDVRRSADWLAAKLGETGFPVAEVWDTPGAPAVFAEWPSDDPGAPVVLVYGHHDVQPAAREDGWATDPFDPVVRDGRLYARGAADDKGQVFFHTLGVRAHLAATGRTTPAVHLKLLVEGEEESGSPHFRALAEQHADRLAAEVVIVSDTGMWSADTPTVCTGMRGLAECEVELYGPDQDIHSGSFGGAVPNPATVAARLVAALHDEHERVTVPGFYDGVTPLGDTERALLAELPFDEEAWLRTAKSHGTLGEAGHSTLERIWARPTAEVNGMGSGYQGPGGKTIIPSSARLKLSFRLVAGQDPERIEQAVTDWIDTRIPAGIRHRTTFAAGTRPCLTPLDHPALQSVVRAMGRAFDRKIRFTREGGSGPAADLQDVLGAPVLFLGISVPSDGWHAPDEKVEIDLLLKGVETTAYLWSDLAAALR, encoded by the coding sequence ATGAGCGAGACCCCGGACAGCGCCGTCCGTACGCACACCCGTGACTACATCCGGTCCCACCGGGCGGCCTTCCTCGACGACCTCGCCGAGTGGCTGCGCATCCCGTCGGTCTCGGCGCAGCCCGACCACGACCCGGACGTACGGCGCAGCGCCGACTGGCTCGCGGCGAAACTCGGCGAGACCGGCTTCCCGGTCGCCGAGGTCTGGGACACCCCCGGTGCGCCCGCCGTCTTCGCCGAGTGGCCCTCCGACGACCCCGGGGCCCCGGTCGTCCTGGTCTACGGACACCACGACGTGCAGCCCGCCGCCCGTGAGGACGGCTGGGCGACCGACCCCTTCGACCCCGTCGTCCGGGACGGCCGGCTGTACGCGCGCGGTGCCGCCGACGACAAGGGGCAGGTGTTCTTCCACACCCTCGGCGTCCGCGCCCATCTCGCCGCCACCGGCCGCACCACCCCCGCCGTCCATCTGAAACTTCTGGTCGAGGGCGAGGAGGAGTCCGGCTCCCCGCACTTCCGTGCCCTGGCCGAACAGCACGCGGACCGGCTGGCTGCCGAGGTCGTGATCGTCTCCGACACCGGCATGTGGTCGGCGGACACCCCCACCGTCTGCACCGGGATGCGCGGCCTCGCCGAGTGCGAGGTCGAGCTGTACGGCCCCGACCAGGACATCCACTCCGGCTCGTTCGGCGGCGCCGTACCCAACCCGGCCACCGTCGCCGCCCGCCTCGTGGCGGCCCTGCACGACGAGCACGAGCGGGTCACCGTGCCCGGCTTCTACGACGGTGTGACGCCGCTCGGCGACACCGAGCGCGCGCTCCTCGCCGAGCTGCCCTTCGACGAGGAGGCGTGGCTGCGTACGGCCAAGTCGCACGGCACACTCGGCGAGGCCGGCCACTCGACCCTGGAGCGCATCTGGGCCCGCCCCACCGCCGAGGTCAACGGCATGGGGAGCGGCTACCAGGGCCCCGGAGGCAAAACGATCATCCCGTCGTCCGCCCGTCTGAAGCTCTCGTTCCGGCTGGTCGCCGGCCAGGATCCGGAGCGGATCGAGCAGGCCGTCACCGACTGGATCGACACCAGGATCCCGGCGGGCATCCGCCACCGGACCACCTTCGCGGCGGGCACCCGCCCCTGTCTGACCCCGCTGGACCACCCCGCGCTCCAGTCGGTCGTCCGGGCCATGGGCCGCGCCTTCGACCGGAAGATCCGCTTCACCCGCGAGGGTGGATCCGGTCCCGCCGCCGACCTCCAGGACGTGCTCGGCGCACCCGTGCTGTTCCTGGGCATCTCCGTACCGTCCGACGGCTGGCACGCGCCGGACGAGAAGGTCGAGATCGACCTCCTGCTGAAGGGCGTGGAGACCACCGCCTATCTCTGGAGCGATCTCGCCGCCGCTCTCCGCTGA
- a CDS encoding mycoredoxin, producing MPGTVTMYSTTWCGYCRRLKGQMDREGIAYTEINIEQDPDSAAFVEKANGGNQTVPTLLFEDGSTLTNPSLAQVKQKVGA from the coding sequence ATGCCGGGGACCGTGACGATGTACAGCACCACGTGGTGCGGATACTGCCGTCGGCTCAAGGGCCAGATGGACCGCGAGGGCATCGCGTACACCGAGATCAACATCGAGCAGGACCCGGACTCGGCGGCGTTCGTCGAGAAGGCCAACGGCGGTAACCAGACTGTGCCGACCTTGCTCTTCGAGGACGGTTCGACGCTGACGAACCCGTCTCTCGCGCAGGTCAAGCAGAAGGTCGGCGCCTGA
- the nudC gene encoding NAD(+) diphosphatase codes for MSTTTSGADIAAHRPIVLASDSGIDRAAHHRLDEAWLAAAWSHPTTRVFVVSGGQALVDDTPDGRTELVMTPSFEAPLTETHRYFLGTDEDGVSYFALQKDSLPGRMDQQARPAGLREAGLLLSPRDAGLLVHAVALENWQRLHRFCSRCGERTVIAAAGHIRRCPACGAEHYPRTDPAVIMLVTDERDRALLGRQVHWPEGRFSTLAGFVEPGESIEQSVIREVFEEAGIRVGEVEYVASQPWPFPSSLMLGFMARATSSEITVDGDEIQEARWFSRDDLRVAIESGEVLPPSGISIAARLTELWYGKPLPRPLN; via the coding sequence GTGAGCACCACCACCAGCGGCGCGGACATCGCCGCACACCGGCCGATCGTCCTCGCCTCCGACAGCGGCATCGACCGGGCCGCGCACCACCGTCTCGACGAGGCGTGGCTGGCCGCCGCCTGGAGCCACCCGACGACGCGGGTCTTCGTCGTCTCCGGCGGTCAGGCGCTGGTCGACGACACCCCGGACGGCCGGACCGAACTCGTCATGACGCCCTCCTTCGAGGCGCCCCTCACCGAGACCCACCGCTACTTCCTCGGTACGGACGAGGACGGTGTCAGCTACTTCGCTCTCCAGAAGGACTCCCTGCCGGGCCGGATGGACCAGCAGGCCCGCCCGGCGGGTCTGCGCGAGGCGGGGCTGCTGCTGTCGCCGCGCGACGCGGGGCTGCTGGTCCACGCGGTGGCGCTGGAGAACTGGCAGCGGCTGCACCGCTTCTGCTCCCGCTGCGGCGAACGCACCGTCATCGCCGCGGCCGGTCACATCCGGCGCTGCCCGGCGTGCGGCGCCGAGCACTACCCGCGTACCGACCCCGCCGTGATCATGCTGGTCACCGACGAACGGGACCGCGCGCTCCTCGGCCGCCAGGTGCACTGGCCGGAAGGCCGCTTCTCGACGCTGGCGGGCTTCGTGGAGCCGGGGGAGTCGATCGAACAGTCCGTGATCCGCGAGGTGTTCGAGGAGGCGGGCATCCGGGTCGGCGAGGTGGAGTACGTCGCGAGCCAGCCCTGGCCCTTCCCGTCGAGCCTGATGCTGGGCTTCATGGCCCGCGCCACCTCCTCCGAGATCACCGTGGACGGCGACGAGATCCAGGAGGCGCGCTGGTTCTCCCGGGACGATCTGCGCGTCGCGATCGAGTCGGGCGAGGTCCTGCCGCCGTCCGGCATCTCGATCGCGGCACGGCTCACGGAGCTCTGGTACGGAAAGCCGCTGCCCAGACCGCTGAACTGA
- a CDS encoding ABC1 kinase family protein: MSDLPRKAVTRTAKLAALPLGFAGRATWGLGKRIGGMSAEIVGRELQQRTADQLFKVLGELKGGAMKFGQALSVFESALPEEVAGPYRAALTKLQEAAPPMPTSTVHKVLAERLGEEWRELFLEFEEKPSAAASIGQVHRAVWHDGRDVAVKVQYPGAGEALLSDLTQLSRFARLLGPLVPGMDVKPLITELRDRVSEELDYELEARAQREHAVEFADDPDVVVPDVVHQSEQVLVTEWIDGMPLADVITDGTEEQRDRAGQLLARFLFSGPARTGLLHADPHPGNFRLLPPAGAGEEGMAAEGELRLGVLDFGTVDRLPGGLPETIGESLRLTLERDAETVYELLRTEGFVKESIALDPEAVLEYLLPIIEPAEAEEFTFTRGWMRTQAARIADPRSPAHQLGKQLNLPPSYLLIHRVTLSTIGVLCQLNATVRLREELEEWLPGFLVEEPVAEEAVAEEPVAVEPVADEAASGATAGIPAGIPAQDKAHVKPGKKARKKTGKKAQDEVDSGAGA, from the coding sequence ATGTCTGATCTTCCCCGGAAGGCGGTCACCCGAACTGCCAAGTTGGCCGCGCTGCCACTGGGCTTCGCCGGTCGTGCCACCTGGGGCCTGGGCAAGCGGATCGGCGGAATGTCCGCGGAGATCGTGGGCCGGGAGCTCCAGCAGCGCACGGCGGACCAGCTCTTCAAGGTGCTCGGTGAGCTGAAGGGCGGTGCCATGAAGTTCGGGCAGGCGCTGTCCGTCTTCGAGTCGGCACTGCCGGAGGAGGTGGCGGGCCCCTATCGGGCGGCGCTCACCAAGCTTCAGGAGGCGGCCCCTCCGATGCCGACGAGCACGGTGCACAAGGTGCTGGCGGAGCGGCTGGGCGAGGAGTGGCGCGAGCTGTTCCTGGAGTTCGAGGAGAAGCCGTCGGCCGCCGCCTCGATCGGCCAGGTGCACCGGGCGGTGTGGCACGACGGGCGGGACGTGGCCGTGAAGGTCCAGTACCCGGGTGCCGGGGAGGCGCTCCTGTCGGACCTGACGCAGCTGAGCCGGTTCGCCCGGCTGCTGGGGCCGCTGGTGCCGGGCATGGACGTCAAGCCCCTGATCACGGAGTTGCGTGACCGGGTCTCGGAGGAGCTGGACTACGAGCTGGAGGCGCGGGCCCAGCGTGAGCACGCGGTGGAGTTCGCGGACGATCCCGACGTGGTGGTGCCCGACGTGGTGCACCAGAGCGAGCAGGTGCTGGTCACGGAGTGGATCGACGGCATGCCGCTGGCCGATGTGATCACGGACGGCACCGAGGAGCAGCGCGACCGGGCGGGTCAGTTGCTGGCGCGTTTCCTCTTCTCGGGTCCGGCCCGGACGGGGCTGCTGCACGCGGATCCGCATCCGGGGAACTTCCGGTTGCTGCCGCCCGCCGGTGCCGGGGAGGAAGGGATGGCGGCCGAGGGTGAACTGCGGCTCGGCGTGCTGGACTTCGGCACCGTGGACCGGCTGCCGGGCGGGCTGCCCGAGACGATCGGCGAGTCGCTGCGGCTGACGCTGGAGCGCGACGCGGAGACGGTGTACGAGCTGCTGCGCACGGAAGGGTTCGTCAAGGAGTCCATCGCCCTCGACCCGGAAGCGGTGCTGGAGTATCTGCTGCCGATCATCGAGCCGGCGGAGGCGGAGGAATTCACGTTCACCCGGGGCTGGATGCGCACGCAGGCGGCCCGGATCGCCGATCCGCGTTCTCCGGCGCACCAGTTGGGGAAGCAGTTGAATCTGCCGCCCTCCTATCTGCTGATACACCGCGTCACGCTGAGCACGATCGGGGTGCTGTGCCAGCTGAACGCCACGGTGCGGCTGCGCGAGGAGTTGGAGGAGTGGCTCCCGGGCTTCCTGGTGGAAGAACCGGTGGCGGAGGAAGCCGTCGCGGAGGAGCCGGTGGCGGTGGAACCCGTCGCGGATGAAGCGGCGTCCGGGGCGACGGCGGGGATTCCGGCCGGGATCCCGGCTCAGGACAAGGCCCACGTCAAGCCCGGTAAGAAGGCCCGGAAGAAGACCGGCAAGAAGGCCCAGGACGAGGTGGACTCGGGCGCGGGCGCCTGA
- a CDS encoding WhiB family transcriptional regulator, with the protein MQLEAHAPSVPPSETITPPCATEDSTLTPLTALTALDDAIENLGVPVPCRAYDPEVFFAESPEDVEYAKSLCRTCPLMEACLAGAKERREPWGVWGGELFIQGVVVARKRPRGRPRKNPVAA; encoded by the coding sequence GTGCAACTCGAAGCGCACGCCCCGTCCGTACCGCCTTCCGAAACGATCACCCCGCCCTGCGCCACGGAGGACTCCACCTTGACCCCCCTCACCGCGCTCACCGCGCTCGACGACGCCATCGAGAACCTCGGCGTCCCCGTTCCCTGCCGCGCCTACGACCCGGAGGTCTTCTTCGCGGAGTCCCCGGAGGACGTCGAGTACGCCAAGTCCCTCTGCCGCACCTGCCCGCTGATGGAGGCATGCCTCGCCGGCGCCAAGGAGCGGCGTGAGCCCTGGGGTGTCTGGGGTGGCGAGCTGTTCATCCAGGGTGTGGTCGTCGCCCGCAAGCGGCCCCGCGGCCGTCCGCGCAAGAACCCGGTCGCGGCATGA